The following coding sequences are from one Triticum dicoccoides isolate Atlit2015 ecotype Zavitan chromosome 4A, WEW_v2.0, whole genome shotgun sequence window:
- the LOC119285182 gene encoding partner of Y14 and mago-like isoform X1 → MDAATDGEQRRLLSIPKEGERVIAPTRRPDGTLRKEIRIRAGYVPQDEVAIYQSKGALMKKSGPDVTPGYDPALDAKPKTKAAKRNERRKEKRHQQGGSTNDKGKSLDIEEADAGEPDKVHSSKTKQRNTVDSITEQISGIAISESPATATPSTNAANNLQTESSVTEIDKKIRALKKKIRLAEAQVQGDPEKLKPEQLEKTKKIEGWREELKLLESTRGHAAS, encoded by the exons ATGGACGCCGCCACCGACGGCGAGCAGCGGCGCCTCCTCTCCATCCCCAAGGAGGGCGAGCGCGTCATCGCGCCGACGCGCCGCCCGGACGGGACCCTCCGCAAGGAGATCCGCATCCGCGCCGGCTACGTCCCGCAGGACGAGGTCGCCATCTATCAGTCCAAGGGCGCCCTC ATGAAGAAGTCAGGGCCCGACGTGACGCCGGGGTACGACCCTGCGCTCGATGCCAAGCCCAAGACGAAGGCGGCCAAGCGCAACGAGCGGCGCAAGGAGAAACGGCATCAG CAGGGTGGTTCAACAAATGATAAAGGGAAGAGCTTGGATATAGAGGAGGCTGATGCTGGAGAACCTGACAAGGTTCATTCTTCCAAAACTAAGCAGAGGAATACAGTGGACAGTATAACAGAGCAGATAAGTGGCATTGCTATTTCTGAATCTCCAGCTACAGCAACCCCTTCCACAAATGCCGCCAACAACTTACAAACAGAGTCATCTGTTACAGAGATAGATAAGAAAATCCGAGCGCTGAAGAAAAAG ATACGcttagctgaagcccaagtgcaagGGGACCCAGAAAAATTGAAACCTGAGCAATTGGAGAAAACGAAAAAGATTGAAGGATGGCGTGAAGAGCTGAAGCTTTTGGAGTCTACAAGGGGTCATGCTGCTTCGTAG
- the LOC119285182 gene encoding partner of Y14 and mago-like isoform X2 — MDAATDGEQRRLLSIPKEGERVIAPTRRPDGTLRKEIRIRAGYVPQDEVAIYQSKGALMKKSGPDVTPGYDPALDAKPKTKAAKRNERRKEKRHQGGSTNDKGKSLDIEEADAGEPDKVHSSKTKQRNTVDSITEQISGIAISESPATATPSTNAANNLQTESSVTEIDKKIRALKKKIRLAEAQVQGDPEKLKPEQLEKTKKIEGWREELKLLESTRGHAAS, encoded by the exons ATGGACGCCGCCACCGACGGCGAGCAGCGGCGCCTCCTCTCCATCCCCAAGGAGGGCGAGCGCGTCATCGCGCCGACGCGCCGCCCGGACGGGACCCTCCGCAAGGAGATCCGCATCCGCGCCGGCTACGTCCCGCAGGACGAGGTCGCCATCTATCAGTCCAAGGGCGCCCTC ATGAAGAAGTCAGGGCCCGACGTGACGCCGGGGTACGACCCTGCGCTCGATGCCAAGCCCAAGACGAAGGCGGCCAAGCGCAACGAGCGGCGCAAGGAGAAACGGCATCAG GGTGGTTCAACAAATGATAAAGGGAAGAGCTTGGATATAGAGGAGGCTGATGCTGGAGAACCTGACAAGGTTCATTCTTCCAAAACTAAGCAGAGGAATACAGTGGACAGTATAACAGAGCAGATAAGTGGCATTGCTATTTCTGAATCTCCAGCTACAGCAACCCCTTCCACAAATGCCGCCAACAACTTACAAACAGAGTCATCTGTTACAGAGATAGATAAGAAAATCCGAGCGCTGAAGAAAAAG ATACGcttagctgaagcccaagtgcaagGGGACCCAGAAAAATTGAAACCTGAGCAATTGGAGAAAACGAAAAAGATTGAAGGATGGCGTGAAGAGCTGAAGCTTTTGGAGTCTACAAGGGGTCATGCTGCTTCGTAG
- the LOC119285183 gene encoding mitogen-activated protein kinase kinase kinase 1-like, with protein sequence MGRPSQDTATSTSPSGSCRSSKRGGPRLDRRNASKNIGYEYDPAKLFCSYPPSPPRASSASASGSAAPSLASSSACSVDLSSFRIGGSGDGGGDVQLLCRNLGLSGPEDFAISLTDWEAHKAFRSSASSSASSSPSARSQPDRPVRESPLRHEAAEEPALPEAADFELPAKETARDVPVEAPVRPAWLDPPEPARPDVKKPGCEGGIKGVRPPPVMLKPPPSMALPPAAQVGSTWDLLLSFAPEEQGQPQAIRSVPDFGDPDAEDDEDAAEVLTLEDLRLGESSEEFTGTSSISTTNDDETTESMFYISPNGRFKKKIRSWSRGVLLGSGSFGTVYEGISDEGVFFAVKEVSLHDQGSNAQQCIFQLEQEIALLSQFEHENIVHYFGTDKEDSKLYIFLELVTQGSLVSLYQKYRLRDTHVSAYTRQILNGLNYLHERNIVHRDIKCANILVHANGSVKLADFGLAKQTSKLNVLKSCKGTVYWMAPEVVNPKKTYGPAADIWSLGCTVLEMLTRQLPYPDLEWTQALYRIGKGEPPAIPSGLSKEARDFISQCVKPNPEDRPSAAKLLDHPFVNRSMRSIRSMRTYTRPNSSTRGTSG encoded by the exons ATGGGCCGGCCGTCCCAGGACACCGCGACGTCCACCTCGCCGTCCGGCTCGTGCCGCTCGTCCAAGCGCGGCGGCCCGCGGCTGGACCGCCGCAACGCGTCCAAGAACATCGGCTACGAGTACGACCCCGCCAAGCTCTTCTGCAGCTACCCGCCGTCCCCGCCCCGGGCCTCCTCGGCCTCCGCCTCCGGCTCCGCCGCGCCCTCGCTCGCCAGCTCCTCCGCCTGCTCCGTCGACCTCAGCAGCTTCCGCATcggcggcagcggcgacggcggcggcgacgtccaGCTCCTCTGCCGCAACCTCGGCCTCTCCGGCCCCGAGGACTTCGCCATCTCCCTCACCGACTGGGAGGCGCACAAGGCCTtccgctcctccgcctcctcctccgcctccagcTCCCCTTCCGCGCGCTCGCAGCCCGACCGCCCCGTGCGGGAGTCCCCACTCCGCCACGAGGCCGCCGAGGAGCCGGCCTTGCCCGAGGCCGCTGATTTCGAGCTCCCGGCCAAGGAAACTGCCAGGGACGTGCCGGTTGAGGCGCCAGTGCGGCCGGCATGGTTGGATCCACCGGAGCCAGCCCGTCCGGATGTGAAGAAACCAGGCTGCGAGGGAGGGATTAAGGGTGTGCGCCCTCCGCCGGTGATGCTCAAGCCACCGCCGTCGATGGCGCTGCCGCCCGCCGCCCAGGTTGGTTCCACGTGGGATCTCCTGCTGTCTTTCGCGCCAGAGGAGCAAGGGCAACCACAGGCAATCAGATCTGTCCCTGATTTTGGAGACCCGGATGCCGAGGACGACGAGGATGCGGCGGAAGTGTTGACGTTGGAAGATCTCAGGCTGGGGGAGAGCTCCGAGGAATTCACAGGCACATCCTCGATATCGACCACAAACGACGATGAGACAACCGAGTCTATGTTCTACATCTCGCCCAACGGGAGGTTTAAGAAGAAGATCCGGTCGTGGAGTCGAGGTGTGCTCTTGGGGAGTGGCTCCTTTGGGACCGTCTATGAGGGGATCAGCGA CGAGGGTGTCTTTTTTGCTGTCAAAGAAGTGTCCTTACATGATCAAGGAAGCAACGCACAGCAGTGTATTTTCCAACTTGAGCAG GAAATTGCACTCTTGAGTCAGTTTGAACATGAGAATATAGTACACTACTTCGGAACTGACAAA GAGGACTCGAAACTTTACATCTTCCTTGAACTAGTGACCCAAGGATCTCTTGTATCTTTGTATCAGAAGTACCGCCTACGAGATACTCATGTTTCGGCATACACAAGACAAATACTTAATGGATTGAATTACCTCCATGAGAGGAATATTGTTCATAG AGATATTAAATGTGCCAACATACTGGTGCATGCGAATGGATCCGTGAAGCTTGCGGACTTTGGGCTTGCTAAGCAg ACCTCCAAACTCAATGTGCTAAAATCATGCAAAGGAACTGTATATTGGATGGCACCTGAG GTCGTCAATCCCAAGAAGACATATGGACCTGCAGCTGATATATGGAGTTTGGGTTGCACGGTCTTAGAGATGTTGACACGTCAACTTCCCTATCCTGATCTGGAGTGG ACACAAGCCCTTTACAGGATTGGCAAGGGGGAGCCACCAGCAATTCCTAGTGGCCTTTCGAAGGAAGCTCGTGATTTCATTAGCCAGTGTGTAAAACCGAATCCAGAAGACAGACCATCCGCAGCCAAACTTTTGGACCATCCTTTTGTGAATAGATCTATGCGATCTATACGGTCGATGAGGACATATACACGCCCAAATTCTTCTACACGTGGCACGAGCGGATAG